From Streptomyces sp. NBC_01754, a single genomic window includes:
- a CDS encoding DUF6104 family protein, with protein sequence MYFTDRGIEELEKRRGEEEVTFEWLAEQLRTFVDLNPDFEVPVERLATWLARLDDEDE encoded by the coding sequence ATGTACTTCACGGACCGTGGCATCGAGGAGCTGGAGAAGCGGCGCGGCGAGGAGGAGGTCACCTTCGAGTGGCTCGCCGAGCAACTGCGGACGTTCGTCGATCTCAACCCCGACTTCGAGGTCCCCGTCGAGCGTCTCGCGACCTGGCTCGCCCGGCTGGACGACGAGGACGAGTAG
- a CDS encoding zinc-binding dehydrogenase, which yields MFAAYAARIDRDQPLDGLELGERPAPGARPGWTTVQVKAASLNHHDLWSLRGVGLTEDKLPMILGCDAAGIDQDGNEVVLHSVIGQTGHGVSPGEPRSILTERYQGTFAEQVTVPSWNVLPKPAGLTFEQAACLPTAWLTAYRMLFTNAGVRPGDSVLVQGAGGGVATAAIVLGKAAGLRVFATSRDEAKRRRAVELGAEDAFEPGARLPRRVDAVIETVGAATWSHSVKSLRPGGTLVISGATSGDRPSHAELTRIFFLELKVVGSTMGTKDELEDLLSFCVATGVRPVIDRTLPLDRAREGFERLAAGDLFGKIVLTAP from the coding sequence ATGTTCGCCGCCTACGCCGCACGCATCGACCGCGACCAGCCGCTCGACGGCCTCGAGCTGGGAGAACGCCCCGCGCCCGGGGCACGGCCCGGCTGGACCACCGTCCAGGTCAAGGCCGCCTCGCTCAACCACCACGACCTGTGGTCGCTGCGCGGAGTCGGGCTCACGGAGGACAAGCTGCCCATGATCCTGGGCTGCGACGCCGCGGGGATCGACCAGGACGGCAACGAGGTCGTCCTGCATTCCGTCATCGGCCAGACCGGGCACGGGGTCAGCCCCGGCGAGCCCCGTTCGATCCTCACCGAGCGGTATCAGGGCACCTTCGCGGAACAGGTCACCGTCCCCAGCTGGAACGTCCTGCCGAAGCCCGCGGGGCTGACCTTCGAGCAGGCCGCCTGCCTGCCCACGGCCTGGCTGACGGCGTATCGGATGCTCTTCACCAACGCGGGGGTACGCCCAGGGGACTCCGTGCTCGTCCAGGGGGCCGGGGGAGGTGTGGCCACGGCGGCGATCGTGCTCGGCAAGGCCGCCGGGCTGAGGGTGTTCGCCACCAGCCGCGACGAGGCCAAACGCAGGAGGGCCGTCGAGCTGGGCGCCGAGGACGCGTTCGAACCCGGTGCGCGGCTGCCACGGCGGGTCGACGCCGTCATCGAGACCGTCGGGGCCGCGACCTGGTCCCACTCGGTGAAGTCGCTGCGGCCCGGGGGCACCCTGGTCATCTCCGGTGCGACCAGCGGCGATCGGCCGTCGCACGCCGAACTCACCCGGATCTTCTTCCTGGAACTCAAGGTCGTCGGCTCCACGATGGGGACCAAGGACGAGTTGGAGGACCTGCTGTCGTTCTGTGTGGCCACCGGCGTACGGCCCGTCATCGACAGGACCCTGCCGCTGGACCGGGCCCGGGAGGGATTCGAACGGCTTGCCGCGGGCGACCTGTTCGGCAAGATCGTGCTGACCGCCCCATGA
- a CDS encoding multifunctional oxoglutarate decarboxylase/oxoglutarate dehydrogenase thiamine pyrophosphate-binding subunit/dihydrolipoyllysine-residue succinyltransferase subunit: MSSQSPSNPSISTDQEAGSGSNPAAAFGANEWLVDEIYQQYLHDPSSVDRAWWDFFADYKPGTSGTADKPVPTAVGAAVTPATGAAAPAPAAAPAPAAAPAPAQAAAPSSAPAAQTKAAAPAAPAKPAAAQAAPAKAAPAAAAPAKPAPAKPAPAGKKTDDATEAPAGPEYVTLRGPSAAVAKNMNASLELPTATSVRAVPVKLLFDNRIVINNHLKRARGGKISFTHLIGYAMVQALKAMPSMNYSFAVKDGKPTLVKPEHINLGLAIDLVKPNGDRQLVVAAIKKAETLNFFEFWQAYEDIVRRARVGKLGMDDFAGVTASLTNPGGIGTVHSVPRLMPGQGLIMGVGAMDYPAEFQGTSQDTLNKLGISKVMTLTSTYDHRVIQGAASGEFLRVLAQLLLGENDFYDEIFKALRIPYEPVRWLKDIDASHDDDVTKAARVFELIHSYRVRGHVMADTDPLEYRQRKHPDLDITEHGLTLWDLERDFAVGGFAGKTLMKLRDILGVLRESYCRTTGIEFMHIQDPKERKWIQDRVERPRPAPEREEQLRILRRLNAAEAFETFLQTKYVGQKRFSLEGGESVIPLLDAVIDSAAEARLDEVVIGMAHRGRLNVLANIVGKSYAQIFREFEGNLDPRSMHGSGDVKYHLGAEGTFTGLDGEQIKVSLAANPSHLEAVDPVLEGIARAKQDIINKGGTDFTVLPVALHGDAAFAGQGVVAETLNMSQLRGYRTGGTVHVVINNQVGFTAAPESSRSSMYATDVARMIEAPIMHVNGDDPEAVVRVARLAFEYRQTFNKDVVIDLICYRRRGHNEGDNPEFTNPQMYTLIDKKRSVRKLYTESLIGRGDITLEEAEQALQDFQGQLEKVFAEVREATSAPSQPHVPDVQAEFPVAVNTAVSTEVVKLIAESQVNIPDTVTVHPRLMPQMQRRAASVENGTIDWGMGETLAIGSLLMEGTPVRLAGQDTRRGTFGQRHAVLVDQKTGEDYTPLLYLTDDQARYNVYDSLLSEYAAMGFEYGYSLARPESLVIWEAQFGDFVNGAQTVVDEFISSAEQKWGQTSGVTLLLPHGYEGQGPDHSSARPERFLQLCAQNNMMVAMPTLPSNYFHLLRWQVHNPHHKPLVVFTPKSMLRLKAAASKAEEFTTGGFRPVIGDDSVEPEAVRKVVFCAGKLFYDLDAERVKRGDTQTALIRLERLYPLPGAEIQAEIAKYPNAEKYLWAQEEPANQGAWPFIALNLIDHLDLAVGADVPHDERLRRISRPHGSSPAVGSAKRHQAEQTQLINEVFEA, encoded by the coding sequence GTGTCGTCTCAGTCCCCCAGTAACCCGAGTATCTCGACCGATCAAGAAGCGGGCTCCGGGTCCAACCCGGCGGCCGCTTTCGGTGCCAATGAGTGGCTCGTCGACGAGATCTACCAGCAGTACCTCCATGACCCCAGCTCGGTCGACCGCGCCTGGTGGGACTTCTTCGCCGACTACAAGCCGGGCACGTCCGGCACGGCGGACAAGCCCGTCCCCACGGCGGTGGGCGCCGCGGTGACCCCGGCCACGGGTGCCGCTGCTCCCGCCCCGGCCGCCGCTCCCGCCCCGGCCGCCGCTCCCGCCCCGGCCCAGGCCGCAGCCCCCTCGTCCGCCCCCGCCGCCCAGACGAAGGCAGCGGCACCGGCCGCACCCGCGAAGCCCGCCGCCGCACAGGCGGCCCCCGCCAAGGCCGCTCCGGCCGCGGCGGCGCCGGCGAAGCCCGCTCCGGCGAAGCCCGCTCCGGCCGGCAAGAAGACCGACGACGCGACCGAGGCACCGGCCGGCCCCGAGTACGTGACACTGCGCGGCCCCTCGGCCGCCGTCGCGAAGAACATGAACGCCTCCCTGGAGCTGCCGACGGCCACGTCCGTCCGCGCCGTCCCGGTGAAGCTGCTCTTCGACAACCGCATCGTCATCAACAACCACCTCAAGCGCGCCCGCGGCGGGAAGATCTCCTTCACGCACCTCATCGGGTACGCGATGGTGCAGGCCCTCAAGGCCATGCCGTCGATGAACTACTCCTTCGCGGTCAAGGACGGCAAGCCGACCCTGGTCAAGCCGGAGCACATCAACCTCGGCCTGGCCATCGACCTGGTGAAGCCGAACGGCGACCGCCAGCTGGTCGTCGCGGCCATCAAGAAGGCCGAGACGCTCAACTTCTTCGAGTTCTGGCAGGCGTACGAGGACATCGTCCGCCGCGCCCGCGTCGGCAAGCTCGGCATGGACGACTTCGCCGGTGTCACCGCCTCGCTGACCAACCCCGGCGGCATCGGCACCGTGCACTCGGTGCCCCGCCTGATGCCCGGACAGGGCCTCATCATGGGCGTCGGCGCGATGGACTACCCGGCCGAGTTCCAGGGCACCTCGCAGGACACCCTGAACAAGCTGGGCATCTCCAAGGTCATGACACTGACCTCGACGTACGACCACCGGGTCATCCAGGGTGCGGCGTCCGGCGAGTTCCTGCGTGTCCTGGCCCAGCTCCTGCTCGGCGAGAACGACTTCTACGACGAGATCTTCAAGGCGCTGCGCATCCCCTACGAGCCGGTCCGCTGGCTCAAGGACATCGACGCCTCGCACGACGACGACGTCACCAAGGCCGCGCGGGTCTTCGAGCTGATCCACTCCTACCGGGTCCGCGGTCACGTGATGGCCGACACCGACCCGCTGGAGTACCGCCAGCGCAAGCACCCCGACCTGGACATCACCGAGCACGGCCTGACCCTGTGGGACCTGGAGCGGGACTTCGCCGTCGGCGGCTTCGCGGGCAAGACCCTGATGAAGCTCCGCGACATCCTCGGCGTCCTGCGTGAGTCGTACTGCCGCACCACCGGCATCGAGTTCATGCACATCCAGGACCCCAAGGAGCGCAAGTGGATCCAGGACCGGGTGGAGCGTCCGCGCCCGGCCCCGGAGCGTGAGGAGCAGCTGCGGATCCTGCGCCGTCTCAACGCCGCCGAGGCGTTCGAGACGTTCCTGCAGACCAAGTACGTCGGCCAGAAGCGGTTCTCGCTGGAGGGCGGCGAGTCCGTCATCCCGCTGCTCGACGCGGTCATCGACTCCGCCGCCGAGGCGCGCCTGGACGAGGTCGTCATCGGCATGGCCCACCGCGGCCGTCTGAACGTCCTGGCGAACATCGTCGGCAAGTCGTACGCGCAGATCTTCCGGGAGTTCGAGGGCAATCTCGACCCGCGGTCGATGCACGGCTCCGGCGACGTCAAGTACCACCTGGGCGCCGAGGGCACCTTCACCGGTCTGGACGGCGAGCAGATCAAGGTCTCGCTGGCCGCCAACCCCTCGCACCTGGAGGCGGTCGACCCGGTCCTGGAGGGCATCGCCCGCGCCAAGCAGGACATCATCAACAAGGGCGGGACGGACTTCACGGTCCTGCCCGTCGCGCTCCACGGCGACGCGGCCTTCGCGGGCCAGGGCGTCGTCGCCGAGACGCTCAACATGTCGCAGCTGCGCGGTTACCGCACCGGCGGCACGGTGCACGTGGTGATCAACAACCAGGTCGGCTTCACCGCCGCCCCCGAGTCCTCGCGCTCCTCGATGTACGCCACCGACGTGGCGCGCATGATCGAGGCGCCGATCATGCACGTCAACGGCGACGACCCGGAGGCCGTGGTGCGGGTCGCGCGCCTGGCCTTCGAATACCGGCAGACGTTCAACAAGGACGTCGTGATCGACCTCATCTGCTACCGCCGCCGCGGTCACAACGAGGGCGACAACCCGGAGTTCACCAACCCGCAGATGTACACCCTGATCGACAAGAAGCGCTCGGTGCGCAAGCTCTACACCGAGTCCCTCATCGGTCGCGGCGACATCACGCTGGAAGAGGCCGAGCAGGCGCTCCAGGACTTCCAGGGCCAGCTGGAGAAGGTCTTCGCGGAGGTCCGCGAGGCCACCTCGGCGCCGTCCCAGCCGCATGTCCCGGACGTGCAGGCGGAGTTCCCGGTCGCCGTGAACACCGCGGTGTCCACGGAGGTCGTGAAGCTGATCGCCGAGTCCCAGGTGAACATCCCCGACACGGTCACCGTGCACCCGCGTCTGATGCCGCAGATGCAGCGCCGCGCCGCCTCCGTGGAGAACGGCACGATCGACTGGGGCATGGGCGAGACGCTGGCCATCGGTTCACTGCTGATGGAGGGCACCCCGGTCCGGCTCGCCGGCCAGGACACCCGCCGCGGCACGTTCGGCCAGCGCCACGCCGTGCTCGTCGACCAGAAGACCGGCGAGGACTACACCCCGCTGCTCTACCTCACCGACGACCAGGCCCGTTACAACGTCTACGACTCGCTGCTCAGCGAGTACGCGGCGATGGGCTTCGAGTACGGCTACTCGCTGGCCCGCCCGGAGTCGCTGGTGATCTGGGAGGCCCAGTTCGGTGACTTCGTCAACGGCGCGCAGACCGTCGTGGACGAGTTCATCTCCTCGGCCGAGCAGAAGTGGGGCCAGACCTCCGGCGTCACGCTGCTGCTGCCGCACGGCTACGAGGGCCAGGGCCCGGACCACTCGTCCGCGCGCCCGGAGCGCTTCCTCCAGCTCTGCGCGCAGAACAACATGATGGTCGCGATGCCGACCCTCCCGTCGAACTACTTCCACCTCCTGCGGTGGCAGGTGCACAACCCGCACCACAAGCCGCTGGTCGTCTTCACCCCGAAGTCGATGCTGCGTCTGAAGGCCGCGGCGTCGAAGGCGGAGGAGTTCACCACCGGTGGGTTCCGTCCGGTCATCGGCGACGACTCGGTGGAGCCGGAAGCCGTCCGCAAGGTCGTCTTCTGCGCGGGCAAGCTCTTCTACGACCTGGACGCCGAGCGGGTCAAGCGCGGTGACACGCAGACCGCGCTCATCCGTCTGGAGCGGCTGTACCCGCTGCCGGGTGCGGAGATCCAGGCCGAGATCGCCAAGTACCCCAACGCGGAGAAGTACCTCTGGGCCCAGGAGGAGCCGGCCAACCAGGGCGCGTGGCCGTTCATCGCGCTCAACCTGATCGACCACCTGGACCTGGCCGTGGGCGCCGATGTGCCGCACGACGAGCGTCTGCGCCGCATCTCGCGTCCGCACGGCTCGTCCCCGGCGGTCGGCTCGGCCAAGCGCCACCAGGCCGAGCAGACCCAGCTGATCAACGAGGTCTTCGAGGCCTGA
- a CDS encoding NAD(P)-dependent malic enzyme, which yields MAAEIVNPRSDSATTGPAGADGISGTDEPFDPAFALHRGGKMAVRSTVPIRDKDDLSLAYTPGVAKVCSAIADNPELVHDYTWKSQVVAVVTDGTAVLGLGDIGPEASLPVMEGKAILFKEFGGVDAVPIALATTDADEIVDTVVRLAPSFGGVNLEDISAPRCFEIERKLQERLDIPVFHDDQHGTAVVTLAALRNAAKLSGRALGDLRGVISGAGAAGVAIAKFLLEAGIGDVAVADRKGIVSKDRDDLTDVKRELAELTNRAGVTGSLESALAGADLFIGVSGGTVPEAAVASMAPGAYVFAMANPNPEVHPEIAHKYASVVATGRSDYPNQINNVLAFPGIFAGALQVRASRITEGMKLAAANALADVVGDELAADYVIPSPFDERVAPAVTAAVAAAARAEGVARR from the coding sequence ATGGCAGCGGAGATCGTCAATCCTCGCAGCGACAGCGCGACGACCGGCCCGGCCGGTGCGGACGGCATCAGTGGTACGGACGAGCCCTTCGATCCGGCTTTCGCCCTGCACCGCGGCGGGAAGATGGCGGTGCGGTCCACCGTCCCGATCCGGGACAAGGACGACCTTTCCCTCGCGTACACGCCCGGCGTCGCCAAGGTGTGCAGCGCCATCGCCGACAACCCGGAGCTGGTGCACGACTACACCTGGAAGTCCCAGGTCGTCGCCGTCGTCACGGACGGCACCGCCGTGCTCGGCCTGGGCGACATCGGCCCGGAGGCATCCCTCCCCGTGATGGAGGGCAAGGCGATCCTCTTCAAGGAGTTCGGCGGTGTCGACGCGGTTCCGATCGCGCTCGCCACGACGGACGCGGACGAGATCGTCGACACCGTGGTGCGACTCGCGCCGTCCTTCGGCGGGGTCAACCTGGAGGACATCTCGGCGCCGCGGTGCTTCGAGATCGAGCGCAAGCTCCAGGAGCGCCTGGACATCCCGGTGTTCCACGACGACCAGCACGGTACGGCGGTCGTGACGCTCGCCGCCCTGCGGAACGCGGCGAAGCTCTCCGGCCGGGCGCTCGGTGATCTGCGCGGCGTCATCTCGGGCGCCGGGGCGGCCGGTGTGGCCATCGCGAAGTTCCTGCTGGAGGCGGGCATCGGCGATGTCGCCGTCGCCGACCGCAAGGGCATCGTGAGCAAGGACCGGGACGACCTCACCGACGTCAAGCGGGAGTTGGCCGAGCTCACCAACCGGGCGGGCGTCACGGGTTCCCTGGAGTCGGCCCTGGCGGGGGCCGACCTGTTCATCGGGGTCTCCGGCGGCACGGTCCCCGAGGCGGCCGTCGCCTCCATGGCGCCCGGCGCGTACGTGTTCGCCATGGCCAACCCGAACCCCGAGGTCCACCCGGAGATCGCGCACAAGTACGCGTCCGTGGTCGCGACCGGCCGGTCGGACTACCCGAACCAGATCAACAACGTGCTCGCCTTCCCCGGCATCTTCGCGGGCGCTCTCCAGGTCCGGGCCTCCCGGATCACCGAGGGCATGAAGCTCGCCGCGGCGAACGCGCTGGCGGACGTCGTCGGTGACGAGTTGGCCGCCGACTACGTCATCCCGTCCCCGTTCGACGAGCGGGTCGCCCCGGCGGTCACCGCCGCGGTCGCGGCCGCGGCCCGCGCCGAGGGTGTGGCCCGGCGCTGA
- a CDS encoding amino acid ABC transporter permease yields MTDMFDKVPAGPSVAATPVSQATTVAPETIRAVPVRHYGRWISAVVVIALLAALVYAFSQGNIQWQAVGDKLFDDTVLAGAGRTLMISVLAMILGVALGVVLAVMRLSKNPVTSWVAWLYIWFFRGTPVYVQLLLWFNLALVFPILDIPFVYKDEMTDVMTPFMCALLGLGLNEAAYMAEICRAGIQSVDEGQTEASHALGMTQAKTMRRVVLPQALRVIIPPTGNEFINMLKTSSLVYAVTYNELLRSTSQIGSTSYAVMEMLFVASIWYIVMTSVFSVGQYYLERRYARGSLRSLPLTPFQRAKAALTSFSNRPSGGVSV; encoded by the coding sequence GTGACTGACATGTTCGACAAGGTGCCCGCCGGCCCATCGGTCGCCGCCACACCCGTCTCCCAGGCCACCACCGTCGCACCGGAGACCATCAGAGCCGTGCCCGTCCGGCACTACGGCCGCTGGATCAGCGCCGTGGTCGTCATCGCCCTGCTCGCCGCCCTGGTGTACGCCTTCTCGCAGGGCAACATCCAGTGGCAGGCGGTCGGGGACAAGCTGTTCGACGACACCGTCCTGGCCGGCGCCGGCCGCACCCTGATGATCAGCGTGCTCGCCATGATCCTGGGCGTCGCCCTGGGTGTGGTCCTGGCCGTCATGCGGCTCTCGAAGAACCCGGTGACCAGCTGGGTCGCCTGGCTCTACATCTGGTTCTTCCGCGGCACGCCGGTCTACGTACAGCTGCTGCTCTGGTTCAACCTGGCCCTGGTCTTCCCGATCCTCGACATCCCGTTCGTCTACAAGGACGAGATGACCGACGTGATGACCCCGTTCATGTGCGCCCTGCTGGGGCTCGGCCTCAACGAGGCCGCGTACATGGCGGAGATCTGCCGGGCGGGCATCCAGTCGGTGGACGAGGGCCAGACCGAGGCCTCGCACGCGCTGGGAATGACCCAGGCCAAGACCATGCGGCGCGTCGTGCTTCCGCAGGCGCTGCGGGTCATCATCCCGCCCACCGGCAACGAGTTCATCAACATGCTGAAGACCTCGTCCCTGGTGTACGCGGTCACCTACAACGAACTGCTGCGCTCGACGTCGCAGATCGGGTCGACCAGTTACGCGGTGATGGAGATGCTCTTCGTCGCCTCGATCTGGTACATCGTCATGACGAGCGTCTTCAGTGTGGGCCAGTACTACCTGGAGCGCCGGTACGCCCGGGGCTCGCTGCGGAGCCTTCCGCTCACCCCGTTCCAGCGGGCCAAGGCGGCTCTCACCTCCTTCAGCAACCGCCCCTCGGGAGGTGTCTCCGTATGA
- a CDS encoding DUF4097 family beta strand repeat-containing protein, producing MPDSTCTVAEPQKLTFDDPVTALQVRVVGGTVNVVGTTEPTARLEVSEIEGPPLIVTLRDGTLTVAYEDLPWKGFLSWLDRRYPRRRAVVSLAVPTGSAVEVGVIDAAAVVSGVQGRTELRGITGDTTLVSLSGTVRAETVSGSLEAQAVTGDLRFQSVSGDLTVVEGAGTSVRADSVSGHMMLDLDTSERPTDIRLTTVSGEIAIRLPHPADAEVEANTASGEVSNAFEDLRVSGLWGAKKITGKLGAGTGTLKATTVSGSIALLRRPPAKDDPRDADPTGKVL from the coding sequence ATGCCTGATTCGACGTGTACCGTCGCCGAGCCGCAGAAGCTCACCTTCGACGACCCCGTGACGGCCCTCCAGGTGCGTGTCGTGGGAGGCACGGTCAACGTCGTCGGCACCACGGAGCCGACGGCGCGGCTGGAGGTCTCCGAGATCGAGGGGCCACCCCTGATCGTCACCCTGCGGGACGGCACACTGACCGTCGCGTACGAGGATCTGCCGTGGAAAGGGTTCCTGAGCTGGCTCGACCGCCGCTACCCACGCCGGCGGGCGGTCGTCTCGCTCGCCGTGCCGACCGGTTCGGCGGTGGAGGTCGGGGTCATCGACGCGGCCGCGGTCGTCTCGGGCGTCCAGGGCCGTACGGAGCTGCGCGGGATCACCGGCGACACCACTCTGGTGAGCCTTTCCGGCACGGTCCGCGCGGAGACCGTCTCCGGGAGCCTGGAGGCCCAGGCCGTGACCGGCGACCTCCGCTTCCAGTCCGTGTCGGGGGACCTGACGGTCGTCGAGGGGGCCGGCACATCCGTGCGGGCCGACTCCGTCAGCGGCCACATGATGCTGGACCTCGACACCTCCGAGAGGCCGACGGACATCAGGCTGACCACGGTCTCCGGCGAGATCGCCATACGGTTGCCGCACCCGGCGGACGCCGAGGTGGAGGCGAACACCGCCAGCGGTGAGGTCAGCAACGCCTTCGAGGACCTGCGGGTCAGCGGCCTGTGGGGGGCGAAGAAGATCACCGGAAAGCTCGGCGCCGGCACGGGCACCCTCAAGGCGACCACGGTCTCCGGTTCGATCGCCCTGCTGCGCCGCCCACCGGCCAAGGACGACCCCCGTGACGCCGACCCGACCGGAAAGGTGCTTTGA
- a CDS encoding GNAT family N-acetyltransferase, producing the protein MTTDTGRRTTGPVLLRPWRPSDAPAVLRAFAPEEMVRQSGGRPVATTADALDWVARWERQRADGTGYAWAVVRAEEDEALGCVAVTAVNRVHACGWVSYWTTEAARGSGVATAGVRALARRAFDDLGLYRLELGHRMDNPASCAVARGAGFAAEGVERGRLRYGDTRYDVERHARLATDDVNFG; encoded by the coding sequence ATGACCACTGACACCGGACGGCGTACAACCGGCCCGGTCCTGCTGAGGCCCTGGCGGCCGTCCGACGCACCCGCCGTACTCCGGGCCTTCGCGCCCGAGGAGATGGTGCGGCAGTCCGGCGGCCGGCCCGTCGCCACGACGGCCGACGCGCTGGACTGGGTGGCCCGATGGGAGCGGCAACGTGCGGACGGCACCGGGTACGCCTGGGCCGTCGTCCGCGCCGAGGAGGACGAGGCCCTCGGCTGTGTGGCCGTGACCGCCGTCAACCGGGTCCACGCATGCGGCTGGGTGTCGTACTGGACCACCGAGGCGGCGCGTGGCTCCGGCGTGGCCACGGCCGGTGTGCGGGCGCTCGCGCGCCGGGCCTTCGACGACCTGGGCCTGTACCGGCTGGAGCTCGGGCACCGCATGGACAACCCGGCCTCCTGTGCGGTGGCCCGGGGGGCCGGCTTCGCCGCGGAGGGCGTCGAACGCGGAAGACTGCGCTACGGGGACACCCGGTACGACGTGGAACGCCACGCCCGCCTCGCCACGGATGACGTCAACTTCGGTTGA
- a CDS encoding PadR family transcriptional regulator, translating to MAPVFAHGRLRLYLLKLLDEAPRHGYEVIRLLEERFHGLYAPSAGTVYPRLAKLEAEGLVTHATEGGRKVYSITDAGRTELAGRSGELADLELEIHESVSELAAEIRDDVRGAAGKLRSEMRAAASESKSGADDPHRVRGEEARAEADAWRRAKEELRKAKQEWKEQARRAKDESRRAREEADRARRQAQEAQERAREQMQNAARQVQEHFARGDWPSGVREGLAEITGQLGSFARSGTWPSYSRPDPAEPDVDWRAADRPDTDGPDADGPHAEWAADTPSTGDPARDLDRLLDRFRDDIRDAARDRGIGETQLTEARHHLATAATRIDTLLRETGGEDDRQEDGPHRKKF from the coding sequence ATGGCCCCCGTATTCGCCCACGGACGTCTGCGTCTCTACCTCCTCAAGCTGCTGGACGAGGCGCCACGCCACGGCTACGAGGTGATCCGGCTGCTGGAGGAGCGCTTCCACGGCCTGTACGCGCCCTCGGCCGGCACCGTCTACCCGCGACTGGCGAAGCTGGAGGCCGAGGGACTGGTCACCCACGCCACGGAGGGCGGCCGCAAGGTCTACTCCATCACCGACGCGGGGCGCACCGAGCTCGCGGGCCGCAGCGGGGAGCTGGCCGACCTGGAGCTGGAGATCCATGAGTCGGTGTCGGAGCTGGCCGCGGAGATACGCGACGACGTGCGCGGTGCGGCGGGCAAGCTGCGGAGCGAGATGCGCGCGGCGGCCTCCGAGTCCAAGAGCGGGGCGGACGACCCCCACCGCGTCCGGGGAGAAGAGGCCAGAGCCGAAGCCGACGCGTGGCGCAGGGCGAAGGAGGAGCTGCGCAAGGCGAAGCAGGAGTGGAAGGAACAGGCCCGCCGGGCGAAGGACGAGTCGCGCCGCGCCCGCGAGGAGGCCGACCGGGCGCGCCGCCAGGCCCAGGAGGCGCAGGAGAGGGCGCGCGAGCAGATGCAGAACGCCGCCCGGCAGGTGCAGGAGCATTTCGCCCGCGGCGACTGGCCCTCCGGAGTGCGGGAAGGGCTCGCCGAGATCACGGGCCAGCTCGGCAGCTTCGCCAGGTCGGGCACCTGGCCGTCGTACAGCAGGCCCGACCCGGCCGAGCCGGACGTCGACTGGCGGGCCGCCGACAGGCCGGACACCGATGGACCGGACGCCGACGGGCCACACGCCGAATGGGCCGCCGACACCCCGTCCACCGGCGACCCCGCGCGGGACCTGGACCGGCTGCTGGACCGGTTCCGCGACGACATCCGGGACGCGGCGAGGGATCGGGGCATCGGCGAGACCCAGCTGACGGAGGCCCGCCACCACCTCGCCACCGCCGCGACCCGCATCGACACGCTGCTCCGTGAGACCGGCGGCGAAGACGACCGACAGGAGGACGGGCCGCACCGGAAGAAGTTCTGA
- a CDS encoding ABC transporter substrate-binding protein, with amino-acid sequence MTASTLCRTAPKSRIAAVCAVAVAGALLLTACGDQTDSGSTKTGDTATSKSGAPLFDKLPEKYRKSGVIKVGTNAEYAPMESVENGQIVGVDPDIAEALGKQLGVRFEFTSGSFDGLITALNTGRHDIAMSSITDNKERQEGLDESGKKLGKGVDFVDYFLAGTAVYTKKGNPEGIKSIEDLCGKVAAVQRGTTYEKALKTQSKACTDGGQKAVKIEPFENDTEAQTRVKSGGAVAGVNDYPVAVDLARKAGGGDDFEVVGEQVDAGPFGIAVDKDNTELRDVLKEAVDAIIADGSYQKVLDKWGAGTGAIDKAAVNGGK; translated from the coding sequence ATGACCGCAAGCACCCTCTGCCGTACGGCCCCGAAGTCCCGGATCGCCGCGGTCTGCGCGGTCGCGGTCGCCGGCGCCCTGCTCCTGACCGCCTGCGGCGACCAGACCGACAGCGGCTCGACGAAGACCGGCGACACCGCCACCTCCAAGAGCGGCGCCCCCCTCTTCGACAAGCTGCCGGAGAAGTACCGGAAGTCCGGTGTCATCAAGGTCGGTACCAACGCCGAGTACGCCCCCATGGAATCCGTCGAGAACGGCCAGATCGTCGGCGTCGACCCGGACATCGCCGAAGCCCTCGGCAAGCAGCTCGGTGTGAGGTTCGAGTTCACCTCCGGTTCCTTCGACGGGCTGATCACCGCCCTCAACACCGGGCGCCACGACATCGCCATGTCGTCCATCACGGACAACAAGGAACGCCAGGAAGGCCTCGACGAGAGCGGGAAGAAGCTCGGCAAGGGCGTCGACTTCGTCGACTACTTCCTGGCCGGCACCGCCGTGTACACCAAGAAGGGCAACCCCGAGGGCATCAAGTCCATCGAGGACCTGTGCGGCAAGGTCGCGGCCGTGCAGCGTGGCACCACCTACGAGAAGGCACTGAAGACGCAGTCCAAGGCCTGCACGGACGGTGGCCAGAAGGCCGTCAAGATCGAGCCGTTCGAGAACGACACCGAGGCCCAGACCCGCGTGAAGTCGGGCGGCGCGGTCGCGGGCGTCAACGACTACCCGGTCGCGGTCGACCTGGCCCGCAAGGCCGGTGGCGGCGACGACTTCGAGGTGGTGGGCGAGCAGGTCGACGCCGGCCCCTTCGGTATCGCGGTCGACAAGGACAACACCGAACTGCGCGACGTCCTCAAGGAGGCCGTGGACGCGATCATCGCCGACGGCTCCTACCAGAAGGTGCTCGACAAGTGGGGCGCCGGCACCGGAGCGATCGACAAGGCCGCCGTCAACGGCGGCAAGTGA